Proteins encoded together in one Rhizobacter sp. J219 window:
- the icmF gene encoding fused isobutyryl-CoA mutase/GTPase IcmF, with translation MTDLSAEQAALANYRPTNKVRFVTAASLFDGHDAAINIMRRILQSMGAEVIHLGHNRSVDEVVTAALQEDVQGIAISSYQGGHVEYFKYMVDLLRERGGEHIQVFGGGGGVIVPSEIAELQGYGVARIYSPEDGQRMGLQGMIGEMVMRCDHELSSHAPTSLAAVQGHGEANWRALAQLITALENGAADASLKAALHEAAQKTRIPVLGITGTGGAGKSSLTDELIRRLRLDQGDALRVAVISIDPSRRKSGGALLGDRIRMNAISPWQQGPRVFMRSLATRDFGSEISQALPDVLAACKVAGFDLVVVETSGIGQGDAAIVPLVDVPMYVMTPEFGAASQLEKIDMLDFAEFVAINKFDRKGAADALRDVAKQVMRNREAFGKSPDEMPVFGTMASRFNDDGVTALYQALLPRLTELGLKTGKSALPTVSTRHSTHQVPIVPGARVRYLAEISDTVRHYKAEALKQSRLAREIQQLRESGRMLTEDNPDKHNAVRAVNTLADQREAKLDPHAKKLLAQWPALQKAYAGDEYVVKIRDKEIRTALTTTTLSGTQVRKVVLPKYEDHGEALKWLLLDNVPGSFPYTAGTFAFKRENEDPTRMFAGEGDAFRTNRRFKLLSEGMPAKRLSTAFDSVTLYGHDPALRPDIYGKVGNSGVSIATLDDMKVLYSGFDLCSPSTSVSMTINGPAPTILAMFMNTAIDQQLDKFKADNGREPSDDETQKIVAWVKQNVRGTVQADILKEDQGQNTCIFSTEFSLKVMGDVAEYFVHHGVRNFYSVSISGYHIAEAGANPISQLAFTLSNGFTFVEAYLARGMHIDDFAPNLSFFFSNGMDPEYTVLGRVARRIWAVAMRDKYGANERSQKLKYHVQTSGRSLHAQEIQFNDIRTTLQALIAIYDNCNSLHTNAFDEAITTPTEDSVRRAMAIQLIINREWGLAKNENPNQGAFVIEELTELVEEAVLKEFERIAERGGVLGAMETGYQRGQIQEESMRYEMLKHTGEYPIIGVNTFRNPHGDPVPQHIELARSTDDEKQSQLRRLADFHAKNAGAAPAMLKRLQQAVIDNRNVFEVLMDAVRVCSLGQITSALFEVGGQYRRSM, from the coding sequence ATGACCGACCTCTCTGCCGAGCAAGCGGCGCTGGCGAACTACCGGCCGACGAACAAGGTGCGCTTCGTCACCGCGGCCAGCCTCTTTGACGGGCACGACGCCGCGATCAACATCATGCGGCGCATCCTGCAGAGCATGGGTGCCGAGGTGATCCACCTCGGGCACAACCGATCGGTCGACGAGGTGGTGACGGCCGCGCTGCAGGAAGACGTGCAGGGCATCGCGATCAGCTCCTACCAGGGAGGCCATGTCGAGTACTTCAAGTACATGGTCGACCTGCTGCGCGAGCGAGGGGGCGAGCACATCCAGGTCTTCGGCGGCGGCGGCGGCGTGATCGTGCCGAGCGAGATCGCCGAGCTGCAGGGCTACGGCGTGGCGCGCATCTACAGCCCGGAAGACGGCCAGCGCATGGGGCTGCAGGGGATGATCGGCGAGATGGTGATGCGCTGCGATCATGAGTTGTCGTCGCATGCGCCGACCTCGCTCGCTGCGGTGCAAGGCCATGGCGAAGCGAACTGGCGCGCGCTCGCGCAGCTCATCACGGCGCTCGAGAACGGTGCGGCCGATGCATCGCTGAAGGCCGCCTTGCATGAGGCTGCGCAGAAGACGCGCATCCCGGTGCTCGGCATCACCGGTACTGGCGGCGCGGGCAAGTCCAGCCTCACCGACGAGCTGATCCGCCGCCTGAGGCTCGACCAGGGCGATGCGCTGCGCGTCGCGGTGATCTCCATCGACCCGTCGCGCCGCAAGAGCGGTGGCGCGCTGCTCGGCGACCGCATCCGCATGAACGCCATCTCGCCTTGGCAACAGGGTCCGCGCGTCTTCATGCGCTCGCTCGCCACGCGCGACTTCGGCAGCGAGATCAGCCAGGCCCTGCCCGACGTGCTGGCCGCGTGCAAGGTCGCGGGCTTCGATCTTGTCGTGGTCGAAACCTCCGGCATCGGCCAGGGTGACGCCGCCATCGTGCCGCTGGTTGACGTGCCGATGTACGTGATGACGCCCGAGTTCGGCGCGGCCAGCCAGCTGGAGAAGATCGACATGCTCGATTTCGCCGAGTTCGTGGCCATCAACAAGTTCGACCGCAAGGGCGCGGCCGATGCGCTGCGCGATGTGGCCAAGCAGGTGATGCGCAACCGCGAGGCGTTTGGCAAGTCACCCGACGAGATGCCGGTCTTCGGCACGATGGCGAGCCGCTTCAACGACGACGGCGTGACGGCGCTGTACCAGGCGCTGCTGCCGCGCCTGACCGAACTGGGCCTCAAGACCGGCAAAAGCGCGCTGCCCACGGTCAGCACCCGCCACAGCACCCACCAGGTGCCCATCGTGCCCGGCGCGCGGGTGCGTTACCTCGCCGAGATCAGCGACACGGTGCGCCACTACAAGGCCGAAGCGCTCAAGCAATCGCGCCTCGCCCGCGAGATCCAGCAGCTGCGCGAATCGGGCCGCATGCTCACCGAAGACAACCCGGACAAGCACAACGCGGTGCGTGCGGTGAACACACTGGCCGACCAGCGCGAGGCGAAGCTAGACCCGCATGCGAAGAAGCTGCTCGCCCAGTGGCCGGCGCTGCAGAAGGCCTACGCCGGCGACGAGTACGTGGTGAAGATTCGCGACAAGGAGATCCGCACCGCGCTCACCACCACCACCCTCAGCGGCACCCAAGTGCGCAAGGTGGTGCTGCCGAAATACGAAGACCACGGGGAAGCGCTCAAGTGGCTCCTGCTCGACAACGTGCCGGGCAGCTTCCCGTACACCGCCGGCACCTTCGCCTTCAAGCGCGAGAACGAGGACCCGACCCGCATGTTCGCGGGCGAAGGCGATGCCTTCCGCACCAACCGGCGCTTCAAGCTGCTCTCCGAAGGCATGCCGGCCAAGCGTCTCTCGACCGCGTTCGACAGCGTCACGCTCTATGGCCACGACCCGGCGCTGAGGCCGGACATCTACGGCAAGGTCGGCAACTCGGGCGTGAGCATCGCGACGCTCGACGACATGAAGGTGCTGTACAGCGGCTTCGACCTCTGCAGCCCGAGCACCAGCGTCTCGATGACGATCAACGGCCCGGCGCCGACCATCCTCGCGATGTTCATGAACACCGCCATCGACCAGCAGCTCGACAAATTCAAAGCCGACAACGGCCGCGAGCCGAGCGACGACGAGACGCAGAAGATCGTCGCCTGGGTCAAGCAGAACGTGCGCGGCACGGTGCAGGCCGACATCCTGAAGGAAGACCAGGGCCAGAACACCTGCATCTTCTCGACCGAATTCAGCCTGAAGGTGATGGGCGACGTGGCCGAGTACTTCGTGCACCACGGCGTGCGCAATTTCTACTCGGTGAGCATCAGCGGCTACCACATCGCCGAAGCGGGCGCGAACCCGATCTCGCAACTCGCGTTCACGCTCAGCAACGGCTTCACCTTCGTGGAGGCGTACCTGGCGCGCGGCATGCACATCGACGACTTCGCGCCCAACCTCAGCTTCTTCTTCAGCAACGGCATGGACCCGGAGTACACCGTGCTCGGCCGTGTGGCGCGCCGCATCTGGGCGGTCGCGATGCGCGACAAATACGGTGCCAACGAACGCTCGCAAAAGCTCAAGTACCACGTGCAGACCAGCGGCCGCTCGTTGCACGCGCAGGAGATCCAGTTCAACGACATCCGCACCACGCTGCAGGCGCTGATCGCGATCTACGACAACTGCAACTCGCTGCACACCAACGCCTTCGACGAGGCCATCACCACTCCGACCGAAGACAGCGTGCGCCGTGCGATGGCGATCCAGCTCATCATCAACCGCGAATGGGGCCTGGCGAAGAACGAGAACCCCAACCAGGGAGCCTTCGTGATCGAGGAGTTAACCGAGCTGGTCGAAGAAGCCGTGCTGAAGGAGTTCGAGCGCATCGCCGAGCGCGGCGGCGTGCTGGGCGCAATGGAAACCGGCTACCAGCGCGGGCAGATCCAGGAAGAGAGCATGCGCTACGAGATGCTCAAGCACACCGGCGAGTACCCCATCATCGGCGTCAACACCTTCCGCAACCCGCATGGCGACCCAGTGCCGCAGCACATTGAACTCGCGCGCTCGACCGACGACGAGAAGCAGTCGCAGCTCAGGCGTCTGGCCGACTTCCACGCAAAAAACGCAGGCGCGGCGCCCGCCATGCTCAAGCGCCTGCAGCAGGCGGTGATCGACAACCGCAACGTCTTCGAAGTGCTGATGGACGCGGTGCGTGTGTGTTCGCTCGGCCAGATCACGAGCGCGCTGTTCGAAGTCGGGGGCCAGTACCGGCGCAGCATGTGA
- a CDS encoding PPK2 family polyphosphate kinase: MPLPSPTLTPYRHASAGAKASRFDLAKVSPQAKPYSSGDKAADKTAVETLARELDELQNLFYADRRFKMLVVLQGTDTSGKDGTLRGVFGQMSALGVHTVAWKAPTEPERARDYLWRIHQQVPANGEVTVFNRSHYEDVLVPAVNKWITPAQVKQRYAHINDFERMLTETGTVVVKFMLHISKEEQRARLQERLDDPTKRWKFSAGDLEVRKQWKQYQQAYADAISATGTPWAPWTVVPADSKTHRNLMIATVMKQVFQSLKLRYPPDDPALKSLKVV; encoded by the coding sequence GTGCCCCTACCCTCACCGACCCTCACGCCGTACCGCCACGCCAGCGCAGGCGCCAAGGCATCCCGTTTCGATCTGGCCAAGGTTTCGCCGCAAGCCAAGCCTTACTCCAGCGGCGACAAGGCCGCCGACAAAACAGCCGTCGAGACGCTGGCGCGCGAACTCGACGAGCTGCAAAACCTCTTCTATGCCGACCGCCGCTTCAAGATGCTGGTGGTGTTGCAAGGCACCGACACCAGCGGCAAGGACGGCACGCTGCGCGGCGTCTTCGGCCAGATGAGCGCGCTCGGCGTGCACACCGTGGCGTGGAAAGCGCCCACCGAGCCGGAGCGTGCGCGCGACTACCTCTGGCGCATCCACCAGCAGGTGCCGGCCAACGGTGAAGTGACCGTCTTCAATCGCAGCCACTACGAAGACGTGCTCGTGCCCGCGGTCAACAAATGGATCACCCCGGCGCAAGTGAAACAGCGCTACGCCCACATCAACGACTTCGAGCGCATGCTCACCGAGACCGGCACGGTGGTGGTGAAGTTCATGCTGCACATCTCGAAGGAGGAGCAGCGCGCGCGGCTGCAGGAGCGGCTCGACGACCCGACCAAACGCTGGAAGTTCTCGGCCGGCGACCTCGAGGTGCGCAAGCAGTGGAAGCAGTACCAGCAGGCCTACGCCGACGCCATCTCCGCCACCGGCACGCCTTGGGCGCCGTGGACCGTGGTGCCGGCCGATTCGAAGACGCACCGCAACCTGATGATCGCCACCGTCATGAAGCAGGTCTTCCAGTCGCTCAAGCTTCGATACCCACCCGACGACCCAGCGCTCAAGAGCCTCAAGGTGGTCTGA
- a CDS encoding type III pantothenate kinase, with the protein MTFLAIDVGNTRLKWALYASPQPGAAVMAHGAVFLETIDHLADHDWKKLPPPTSMLGCVVAGESIRRRVEEQLEIWDIDPRWVVSSSHAAGVTNGYEHPARLGPDRWVAMIGAWHHVCSRGAPRPVLVVMVGTAVTVDAVDETGHFLGGLILPGFGVMQNALEMGTAGLRVPTGEVVDFPTNTSDALMSGGVNAMAGAVERMYRKLRAKTGQEPVLLMSGGASPKLSPVTDLKFEVVERLVFDGLLALQSHRLAL; encoded by the coding sequence ATGACCTTTCTCGCCATCGACGTCGGCAACACCCGCCTCAAGTGGGCTTTGTACGCTTCACCACAACCGGGTGCCGCCGTGATGGCACATGGCGCGGTCTTTCTCGAGACCATCGACCACCTCGCTGACCACGACTGGAAGAAGCTGCCCCCGCCCACCAGCATGCTGGGCTGCGTGGTGGCTGGCGAGAGCATTCGCCGCCGGGTCGAAGAGCAGCTCGAGATCTGGGACATCGACCCGCGCTGGGTGGTGTCGTCCAGCCACGCCGCCGGCGTCACCAACGGCTACGAGCACCCCGCGCGCCTGGGCCCCGACCGCTGGGTCGCGATGATCGGAGCCTGGCACCACGTGTGTTCGCGCGGTGCGCCGCGGCCGGTGCTGGTGGTGATGGTGGGCACGGCCGTGACGGTCGATGCGGTCGACGAGACCGGCCACTTCCTCGGCGGCCTGATCCTGCCCGGCTTTGGCGTGATGCAGAACGCGCTGGAAATGGGCACCGCCGGCCTGCGCGTGCCGACCGGCGAGGTGGTCGACTTCCCCACCAACACCAGCGATGCGCTGATGAGCGGCGGTGTCAACGCGATGGCGGGTGCTGTCGAGCGCATGTACCGCAAGCTGCGCGCCAAGACCGGCCAGGAGCCGGTGCTCCTGATGTCGGGCGGCGCATCGCCCAAGCTGTCGCCCGTGACCGACCTCAAGTTCGAGGTGGTGGAGCGGCTGGTGTTCGACGGCTTGCTCGCGTTGCAGTCGCACCGTCTCGCGCTCTGA
- the hslU gene encoding ATP-dependent protease ATPase subunit HslU — MSFNMTPQEIVSELDRHIVGQAAAKRSVAIALRNRWRRQQVDEALRGEITPKNILMIGPTGVGKTEIARRLAKLADAPFIKVEATKFTEVGYVGKDVDTIIRDLAEMAVKQEREHAMRRQRARAEDAAEDRVLDVLVPPPRSDFGLSPSQPTDNTARQVMRKRLREGALDDKEIEIEVADPKPMLEIMGPPGMDEMAEQLKGMFANLGATKRKQRKVKIAEALKLLAEEEAAKLVNEDEIKTRALANTEQNGIVFLDEIDKVASRQETSGADVSRQGVQRDLLPLVEGTTVNTKYGMVKTDHILFIASGAFHLAKPSDLIPELQGRFPIRVELGSLSVDDFEAILTQTHASLVKQYQALLATEGVTLELQPDGIRRLAQIAYDVNERTENIGARRLSTVMERLLDEVSFDAPKLSGQTVSIGAAEVDAKLGDLSKNEDLSRYIL; from the coding sequence ATGAGCTTCAACATGACCCCGCAGGAGATCGTCTCCGAACTCGACCGCCACATCGTCGGCCAGGCCGCCGCCAAGCGCTCGGTCGCGATCGCCCTGCGCAACCGCTGGCGCCGCCAACAGGTCGACGAAGCGCTGCGCGGCGAGATCACGCCGAAGAACATCCTGATGATCGGGCCGACCGGCGTCGGCAAGACCGAGATCGCACGTCGCCTGGCGAAGCTCGCCGACGCGCCCTTCATCAAGGTCGAGGCGACCAAGTTCACCGAGGTGGGCTACGTCGGCAAGGACGTCGACACCATCATCCGCGACCTCGCCGAGATGGCCGTCAAGCAGGAGCGCGAACACGCGATGCGCCGCCAGCGCGCCCGCGCCGAAGACGCCGCCGAAGACCGTGTGCTCGACGTGCTGGTGCCGCCCCCGCGCAGCGATTTCGGTCTGTCGCCCTCGCAGCCCACCGACAACACGGCGCGCCAAGTGATGCGCAAGCGTCTTCGCGAAGGCGCGCTCGACGACAAGGAAATCGAGATCGAGGTGGCCGACCCCAAGCCCATGCTCGAGATCATGGGCCCCCCGGGCATGGACGAGATGGCCGAGCAGCTCAAGGGCATGTTCGCCAACCTCGGCGCCACCAAGCGCAAGCAGCGCAAGGTGAAGATCGCCGAAGCGCTGAAGCTGCTGGCCGAGGAAGAAGCCGCCAAGCTCGTCAACGAAGACGAGATCAAGACCCGGGCGCTCGCCAACACCGAGCAGAACGGCATTGTCTTCCTCGACGAGATCGACAAGGTCGCCTCGCGCCAGGAAACCAGCGGCGCCGACGTCTCGCGCCAGGGCGTGCAGCGCGACCTGCTGCCGCTGGTCGAAGGCACCACGGTCAACACCAAGTACGGCATGGTGAAGACGGACCACATCCTCTTCATCGCCTCGGGCGCGTTCCACCTCGCCAAGCCGAGCGACCTGATCCCCGAGCTGCAGGGGCGCTTTCCGATCCGCGTGGAGCTGGGCTCGCTGAGCGTCGACGACTTCGAGGCCATCCTCACGCAGACGCATGCGAGCCTGGTCAAGCAATACCAGGCGCTGCTCGCCACCGAAGGTGTGACGTTGGAACTCCAACCCGACGGCATCCGCCGCCTCGCGCAGATCGCCTACGACGTGAACGAGCGCACCGAAAACATCGGCGCACGCCGGCTGTCGACGGTGATGGAGCGGCTGCTCGACGAAGTGAGCTTCGATGCACCGAAGCTGTCGGGCCAGACGGTGTCGATCGGTGCCGCCGAAGTCGACGCCAAGCTCGGCGATCTCTCGAAAAACGAAGACCTCTCGCGCTACATCCTCTGA
- the hslV gene encoding ATP-dependent protease subunit HslV: MDQYHGTTILSVRRGNVVAIGGDGQVTLGNVVVKATARKVRKLYRDQVLAGFAGATADAFTLFERFEAKLEKHQGHLVRAAIELTKDWRTDRVLRRLEAMLAVADKDASLIITGNGDVLEPEKGIVAIGSGGSYAQASAIALLEHTELAPKDIVKRSLEIAGDLCIYTNQNHIIETLGDTA; the protein is encoded by the coding sequence ATGGACCAATATCACGGCACGACCATCCTGAGCGTGCGCCGCGGCAATGTGGTCGCCATCGGCGGCGACGGCCAGGTGACCCTGGGCAACGTGGTCGTCAAAGCGACCGCGCGCAAGGTGCGCAAGCTCTACCGCGACCAAGTGCTTGCCGGTTTCGCCGGCGCCACGGCCGACGCCTTCACACTCTTCGAGCGCTTCGAGGCCAAGCTCGAGAAGCACCAGGGCCACCTGGTGCGCGCCGCCATCGAACTCACAAAGGACTGGCGCACCGACCGCGTGCTGCGCCGCCTCGAAGCCATGCTCGCGGTGGCCGACAAGGACGCCTCGCTCATCATCACCGGCAACGGCGACGTGCTCGAGCCTGAGAAGGGCATCGTCGCGATCGGCTCGGGCGGCTCGTATGCGCAAGCCTCGGCCATCGCTCTGCTGGAGCACACGGAGCTCGCCCCCAAAGACATCGTGAAGCGCTCGCTCGAGATCGCAGGTGATCTGTGCATCTACACGAATCAAAACCACATCATCGAAACCCTCGGGGACACGGCATGA
- the dksA gene encoding RNA polymerase-binding protein DksA — MTKTPVKRPTPTKPAAKKPAPAAKKPATKAAAPASKTSAKPAASSKTKAAAKAPAKPLKPASKTPPPKPAAKPAAKVVAKPVAAPAAKPTPAKTAPAKPVAKTAAAPEPVKTVTVTKTAVPAPPAEPPKPAKTPQPKMSAAARASAAASTPAPVPPATSRFADRFAPPRPPARMVDPILADAVKTPHKSDPKLANAWKSKAGRDLTEAEVLAMPDSEYMNEKQLEFFRTKLQTLKDDLLSNAGETTEHLREDTTIVPDPADRATIEEEHALELRTRDRERKLLKKISQSLARIDAGDYGFCDETGEPIGLGRLIARPTATLSLEAQQRRELKQKMFGD, encoded by the coding sequence GTGACCAAGACCCCGGTGAAGCGTCCCACTCCCACCAAGCCAGCGGCCAAGAAGCCAGCGCCGGCCGCCAAGAAGCCGGCCACGAAAGCCGCGGCACCCGCGAGCAAGACCTCCGCCAAACCGGCCGCCAGCTCCAAGACCAAGGCCGCCGCCAAAGCTCCCGCAAAACCCCTCAAACCCGCCTCCAAGACCCCCCCTCCGAAACCTGCTGCAAAACCTGCCGCCAAGGTCGTCGCCAAACCTGTTGCGGCACCTGCGGCCAAGCCCACGCCCGCCAAGACCGCGCCCGCCAAGCCGGTGGCCAAGACTGCAGCAGCACCGGAACCCGTCAAAACTGTGACCGTGACCAAGACAGCCGTACCCGCTCCCCCCGCCGAACCGCCCAAGCCTGCCAAGACGCCCCAGCCCAAGATGTCAGCAGCGGCGCGTGCCTCTGCCGCTGCATCCACCCCGGCGCCGGTCCCGCCGGCCACCTCGCGCTTTGCCGATCGTTTCGCGCCCCCTCGCCCGCCGGCACGCATGGTCGACCCGATCCTGGCCGATGCGGTGAAGACGCCGCACAAGTCCGACCCCAAGCTCGCGAACGCCTGGAAGTCCAAGGCTGGCCGCGATCTGACCGAGGCCGAAGTGCTGGCCATGCCCGACTCGGAGTACATGAACGAGAAGCAGCTGGAGTTCTTCCGCACCAAGCTGCAGACGCTCAAGGACGACCTGCTCAGCAACGCCGGTGAAACCACCGAGCACCTGCGCGAAGACACGACCATCGTGCCCGACCCGGCCGACCGCGCCACCATCGAGGAAGAGCACGCGCTGGAGCTGCGCACCCGCGACCGCGAGCGCAAGCTCCTGAAGAAGATCTCGCAGTCGCTGGCCCGCATCGATGCCGGCGACTATGGCTTTTGCGATGAAACCGGCGAGCCCATCGGCCTGGGCCGGCTCATCGCGCGCCCGACCGCTACACTGTCCCTCGAAGCCCAGCAGCGGCGCGAGCTGAAACAGAAGATGTTCGGCGACTGA
- a CDS encoding GTP-binding protein — protein MSLIPATILTGFLGSGKTTLLKRVLSEAHGQKIAVVENEFGDENIDNEILVQDSKEQIIQLNNGCVCCTIREDLRTTLSDLAAKRRKGELQFDRVVIETTGLADPGPVAQTFFMDDEIAESYLLDSILTLVDAKHGNDQLDARQEARRQIGFADQIFISKTDLVDEASVADLTHRIKHMNPRAPQRKVHFGEVPIAEVFDLRGFNLNAKLDIDPDFLKADDHGHHHHHHDHDHDHEHGEHCDHPHHHAHDDDVKSFVFRSEKPFNPAKLEDFLGAIVQVYGPKMLRYKGVLYMKGSDKKVIFQGVHQLMGSDLGPAWAKGEKKTSKLVFIGVDLPREILEQGLEQCLA, from the coding sequence ATGAGTCTCATCCCCGCCACCATCCTCACCGGCTTCCTCGGCTCCGGAAAGACCACCCTGCTCAAGCGGGTGCTCAGCGAGGCGCACGGCCAGAAGATCGCCGTGGTGGAAAACGAGTTCGGCGACGAGAACATCGACAACGAGATCCTGGTGCAGGACAGCAAGGAGCAGATCATCCAGCTCAACAACGGCTGCGTCTGCTGCACCATCCGCGAAGACCTGCGCACGACCTTGAGCGACCTGGCCGCCAAGCGCCGCAAGGGCGAATTGCAGTTCGACCGGGTGGTGATCGAGACCACCGGCCTGGCCGACCCCGGCCCCGTCGCTCAGACCTTCTTCATGGACGACGAGATCGCCGAGAGCTACCTGCTCGACTCCATCCTGACGCTCGTGGACGCGAAGCACGGCAACGACCAGCTTGACGCCCGCCAGGAAGCGCGCCGCCAGATCGGCTTCGCCGACCAGATCTTCATCAGCAAGACCGACCTCGTCGACGAAGCCTCCGTGGCCGACCTCACCCACCGCATCAAGCACATGAACCCGCGGGCGCCGCAGCGAAAGGTGCATTTCGGCGAAGTGCCGATCGCGGAAGTCTTCGACCTGCGTGGCTTCAACCTCAACGCCAAGCTCGACATCGACCCCGATTTCCTCAAGGCCGACGACCACGGCCATCATCATCATCACCACGACCATGATCACGACCACGAGCATGGCGAACACTGCGACCACCCGCACCACCATGCGCACGATGACGACGTGAAGTCCTTCGTCTTCCGCTCCGAAAAGCCCTTCAACCCGGCCAAGCTGGAAGACTTCCTCGGCGCCATCGTGCAGGTCTATGGCCCCAAGATGCTGCGCTACAAGGGTGTTCTCTATATGAAGGGGTCGGACAAGAAGGTGATCTTCCAGGGCGTGCACCAGCTGATGGGCAGCGACCTGGGCCCGGCTTGGGCCAAGGGCGAGAAAAAGACCAGCAAGCTGGTCTTCATCGGGGTGGACCTGCCGCGGGAGATCCTCGAGCAGGGACTGGAGCAATGCCTGGCCTGA
- a CDS encoding HlyC/CorC family transporter, with translation MADPHPSRYPKGADKHASHVDKRSLFERLVEFVSPGPDSKDELIETLADAEHRELIAPESRMMLEGVIRMADLTAGDAMVAAPRMDVLDIDSPYDELLEIVIDTGHSRFPVYEGKRENIIGTLMAKDLLKLQRAPELNLRTLLRPAVFVPESKGLNELLRDFRANRNHLAMVIDEFGNTAGLITIEDVLEEIVGEIEDEFDDKNSETGIYTLADGSHRVAGDADISAVNEAFVVNLPEDEFDTIGGLVAHALGRVPRRGEAVPLGSLVFTVMLTRGGAVRWFKVTRAPEVAVGTDGA, from the coding sequence ATGGCTGACCCTCACCCGAGTCGATACCCCAAGGGTGCTGACAAACACGCATCCCATGTCGACAAGCGCAGCCTGTTTGAGCGCCTGGTCGAATTTGTCTCCCCCGGCCCCGACTCGAAAGACGAGCTGATCGAAACGCTGGCCGATGCCGAGCACCGGGAGCTGATCGCGCCCGAGTCGCGCATGATGCTCGAAGGCGTCATCCGCATGGCCGACCTCACCGCGGGCGATGCCATGGTGGCGGCGCCCCGCATGGACGTGCTCGACATCGATTCGCCCTACGACGAGCTGCTCGAGATCGTGATCGACACCGGCCACTCGCGCTTTCCCGTCTACGAAGGCAAGCGCGAGAACATCATCGGCACGCTGATGGCGAAAGACCTGCTCAAGCTGCAGCGCGCGCCCGAGCTGAACCTGCGCACGCTCTTGCGCCCGGCCGTCTTCGTGCCCGAGTCCAAGGGCTTGAACGAGCTGCTGCGCGACTTCCGCGCCAACCGTAACCACCTCGCGATGGTGATCGACGAGTTCGGCAACACCGCCGGCCTCATCACCATCGAAGATGTGCTGGAAGAGATCGTCGGCGAGATCGAAGACGAGTTCGACGACAAGAACAGCGAGACCGGCATCTACACCCTGGCCGACGGCAGCCACCGCGTGGCGGGTGATGCCGACATCTCGGCCGTCAACGAGGCCTTCGTCGTCAACCTGCCTGAAGACGAGTTCGACACCATCGGCGGCCTGGTGGCCCATGCGCTTGGGCGTGTGCCGCGGCGCGGTGAGGCGGTGCCGCTTGGCAGCCTCGTCTTCACCGTGATGCTCACGCGGGGCGGTGCGGTGCGCTGGTTCAAGGTCACGCGGGCGCCGGAAGTCGCGGTGGGCACCGATGGTGCGTGA